A window from Lachnoanaerobaculum umeaense encodes these proteins:
- the rpmF gene encoding 50S ribosomal protein L32, translated as MSICPKNKTSRGRRDKRRANWKMSATSLVKCPKCGELMLPHRVCKACGSYNKREIVTVD; from the coding sequence ATGTCAATTTGTCCAAAGAATAAAACATCTCGTGGTAGAAGAGATAAGAGAAGAGCTAACTGGAAGATGTCAGCTACAAGTCTTGTAAAATGTCCAAAGTGTGGAGAGTTAATGCTTCCTCATAGAGTTTGTAAGGCATGTGGTTCATATAACAAGCGTGAAATAGTAACAGTAGACTAA
- the prmA gene encoding 50S ribosomal protein L11 methyltransferase has protein sequence MKWEKYTLITKTDVVDIISASLGDIGVEGIEIEDNVPLSPEETKGMFIDFLPELPEDEGIAKVSFYLDSEADNTKLMEDIKATLEELKEFCDIGDGVLIKSETEDKNWINNWKQYFKPFFVGDILIKPTWEEIPEDVKYKTLIQIDPGTAFGTGAHETTKLCILALEKYLRTKPEAKVLDVGTGSGILGIAALKLGAECVFGTDLDEMALDAVMENMISNEIGMTEFVAVCGNIIGDKDVMDLAGYEKFDIVTANILAPVIIELIKTVAVHMRKGGIFITSGIIDTKEADVVLAFKKSEDFEILEINHLGEWVSIVAKKRE, from the coding sequence ATGAAGTGGGAGAAGTATACTCTTATTACAAAAACTGATGTAGTAGATATTATAAGTGCATCATTAGGGGATATAGGTGTAGAGGGTATTGAGATAGAAGATAATGTACCTTTGAGTCCTGAAGAAACAAAAGGAATGTTTATAGACTTTTTGCCGGAGTTACCGGAGGATGAGGGTATTGCAAAAGTAAGCTTTTACCTGGATTCCGAGGCTGACAATACAAAGCTTATGGAAGATATCAAGGCTACATTGGAGGAACTTAAGGAGTTTTGCGATATCGGTGACGGTGTGCTTATAAAGTCAGAGACAGAGGACAAAAACTGGATAAACAACTGGAAACAGTATTTTAAGCCTTTCTTTGTGGGTGATATCCTTATAAAACCCACTTGGGAAGAGATACCTGAAGATGTAAAATATAAGACCTTGATACAGATAGATCCAGGGACAGCATTCGGTACAGGAGCACATGAGACCACCAAGCTATGTATATTGGCATTGGAAAAGTATCTTAGGACAAAGCCTGAAGCTAAAGTACTTGATGTAGGTACGGGAAGCGGAATCTTGGGAATTGCGGCACTTAAGCTTGGAGCTGAATGTGTTTTTGGAACGGATCTGGATGAGATGGCGCTTGATGCGGTTATGGAAAATATGATCAGTAATGAAATAGGAATGACTGAGTTTGTAGCGGTATGTGGAAATATTATAGGTGATAAGGATGTAATGGACCTGGCAGGCTATGAGAAGTTTGATATAGTTACTGCAAATATTCTTGCACCGGTTATTATAGAGCTTATAAAGACCGTAGCTGTCCATATGAGAAAAGGTGGTATATTTATTACATCCGGCATCATAGATACAAAAGAAGCAGATGTAGTACTTGCCTTTAAAAAGAGTGAGGATTTTGAAATACTTGAAATAAATCACCTTGGAGAATGGGTAAGTATAGTGGCAAAAAAGAGGGAATAA
- a CDS encoding 16S rRNA (uracil(1498)-N(3))-methyltransferase, with the protein MYHFFVGEEQISGENAYIEGSDVKHIVNVLRMKTGEKLLISVKGDWDYLCKIVDIETDRVNLKVLESMEQRELPVNITLLQGIPKSDKLEMIIQKAVELGVSEIIPVKTKRVVVKIEEKKLSAKLNRWNAIAESAAKQSKRSIIPKILEPQSIDNALEIVKDFDVKLIPYENADSIEKTRRILDNMDKTGNISVFIGPEGGFEEDEVKKAIDLGFEVITLGKRILRTETAGLALLSNIMIRLEEE; encoded by the coding sequence ATGTATCATTTTTTTGTGGGTGAAGAACAGATAAGCGGTGAAAATGCATATATAGAAGGTAGTGATGTCAAACATATAGTAAATGTCCTGAGAATGAAGACAGGTGAAAAACTGCTTATAAGTGTCAAAGGAGATTGGGATTATCTTTGTAAAATAGTTGATATAGAAACTGACAGGGTAAACCTTAAAGTGCTTGAGAGCATGGAACAAAGAGAATTGCCTGTAAATATTACTTTGCTTCAGGGGATTCCAAAATCTGACAAGCTGGAAATGATAATACAAAAGGCTGTTGAGCTTGGTGTAAGTGAGATAATACCTGTAAAGACCAAGAGAGTTGTAGTTAAGATAGAAGAAAAGAAATTATCTGCCAAGTTAAATAGATGGAATGCTATTGCGGAGAGTGCAGCAAAGCAATCAAAGAGAAGTATTATACCGAAAATATTAGAACCACAGTCAATAGATAATGCACTTGAAATTGTAAAGGATTTTGATGTAAAATTAATACCCTATGAGAATGCAGACAGTATAGAGAAGACAAGAAGAATACTTGACAATATGGATAAAACAGGAAATATATCGGTTTTTATAGGTCCTGAGGGAGGCTTTGAAGAAGATGAAGTAAAAAAAGCAATAGACTTAGGTTTTGAAGTGATCACTTTGGGAAAGAGAATCTTAAGGACGGAGACTGCAGGACTTGCATTACTCAGCAATATAATGATCAGATTGGAAGAAGAATAG
- a CDS encoding cysteine desulfurase family protein, with the protein MEVYFDNSASTKVSEKAIDIMLKTMRDDYANTSAKHIKGVDAESYVKDATDIIAKTLKVKKGEIIFTSGGTESNNMALIGGAMSKKRFGKHIIISGIEHPAVYRPAEFLMEQGFDVSVLSVNREGQVDLEVLKSTLRDDTILVSVMYVNNEMGAIEPVEEISRIIKSKNKDILFHVDAIQAYTKLRITPKSQGIDMLSASGHKFHGPKGVGFLYIDSSVKINPIIFGGGHQRGMRSGTINTTGIAGMGVAAKEAYENFDERINKIRDLKYYLMDELEKIEGTVLNTGRGENFAPQIISVSFEDIRAEVLLHALEDRGVYVSSGSACSSNHPGISGTLKAIGVREDLLDATIRVSLSELNSMEEADYFLKNLKELLPLLRKFVRK; encoded by the coding sequence ATGGAAGTATATTTTGACAATTCTGCCTCTACAAAAGTAAGTGAAAAAGCTATAGATATTATGCTAAAGACTATGAGAGATGACTACGCAAACACAAGTGCAAAGCATATAAAAGGTGTGGATGCAGAGAGTTATGTAAAGGATGCAACAGATATTATAGCCAAGACTCTAAAGGTAAAAAAGGGTGAGATAATATTTACTTCAGGTGGTACGGAATCCAATAATATGGCTCTTATTGGTGGAGCTATGAGCAAGAAAAGATTTGGAAAACATATAATAATATCAGGAATTGAACATCCTGCTGTATATAGACCGGCTGAATTTTTAATGGAACAAGGCTTTGATGTTTCAGTACTCTCGGTAAATAGGGAAGGACAAGTAGATCTTGAGGTATTGAAATCCACTCTGAGAGATGATACTATTTTGGTTTCAGTGATGTATGTAAACAATGAGATGGGGGCTATAGAACCTGTTGAAGAAATATCAAGGATTATAAAGTCTAAGAATAAGGATATATTGTTCCATGTAGATGCGATACAGGCTTATACCAAGCTTAGAATCACTCCAAAATCTCAAGGTATAGATATGCTTTCAGCCTCAGGACATAAGTTTCATGGACCTAAGGGAGTAGGGTTTTTATACATTGACAGTAGTGTAAAAATCAATCCTATTATCTTTGGAGGAGGACATCAAAGAGGAATGAGAAGTGGCACTATAAATACTACCGGCATAGCCGGAATGGGAGTTGCTGCTAAAGAAGCTTATGAAAATTTTGATGAAAGAATAAATAAAATAAGAGATTTGAAATATTATCTGATGGATGAACTTGAAAAAATAGAAGGTACTGTTTTAAATACCGGCAGAGGTGAAAATTTTGCACCTCAAATAATCAGTGTATCTTTTGAAGATATTCGTGCTGAAGTCCTATTACATGCATTGGAAGACAGGGGAGTTTATGTATCAAGTGGTTCAGCCTGTTCTTCAAATCATCCGGGAATATCAGGTACGTTGAAAGCTATAGGCGTGAGAGAGGATTTACTTGATGCAACTATAAGAGTGTCGCTATCGGAGCTTAACAGTATGGAAGAGGCTGATTATTTCTTGAAAAATTTAAAGGAACTTTTGCCGCTTCTTAGAAAGTTTGTGAGGAAATAA
- the thiI gene encoding tRNA uracil 4-sulfurtransferase ThiI — MKYKSFLIKYGEIGVKGKNRYMFEDALMKQIRTALKEVYGKFSVSKELGRIYVDMDGEYDYDEAIYRLSKVFGIVGICPMVRIESKDYENLKLKVVEYVDAVYSDKNFTFKIDTRRADKNFPGTSESINAELGEVILNAFPKMKVNVRKPDVLIKVEIRTYINIYSVEIPGPGGMPIGTNGSAMLLLSGGIDSPVAGYMIAKRGVRVEAVYFHAPPYTSERAKRKVIELAELVSKYTGPVNLHIINFTDIQLAIYEKCPHDELTIIMRRYMMKIAERIAIENGDQALITGESIGQVASQTIQSLLTTDAAASLPVFRPLIGFDKQEIVEISEKIGTYETSIQPYEDCCTIFVAKHPVTKPILENIERSEENLEGIIEELLEKAVETKERILVKA, encoded by the coding sequence ATGAAGTATAAATCATTTTTAATTAAATATGGTGAGATTGGTGTAAAGGGCAAAAACAGATATATGTTTGAAGATGCCTTGATGAAGCAGATAAGAACTGCTCTAAAGGAGGTATACGGAAAGTTTAGTGTATCTAAGGAACTTGGAAGAATCTATGTAGATATGGATGGAGAATATGACTATGATGAGGCCATATACAGACTTAGTAAGGTCTTTGGGATAGTCGGTATTTGCCCAATGGTAAGAATAGAATCAAAGGATTATGAAAACCTTAAATTAAAGGTAGTAGAATATGTGGATGCAGTATATTCTGACAAGAATTTCACTTTCAAGATAGATACAAGAAGAGCTGACAAGAACTTTCCGGGAACATCAGAGAGCATCAATGCAGAGCTTGGAGAGGTGATTTTAAATGCATTTCCCAAGATGAAGGTAAATGTAAGAAAGCCTGATGTACTTATAAAAGTAGAGATAAGAACATATATAAATATATATTCAGTAGAAATACCGGGACCGGGCGGAATGCCTATAGGTACAAACGGAAGTGCTATGCTCCTTCTTTCAGGCGGTATAGATTCACCTGTTGCGGGATATATGATTGCCAAAAGAGGAGTAAGAGTGGAGGCTGTATATTTCCACGCACCACCTTATACATCTGAAAGAGCTAAGAGAAAAGTTATAGAGCTTGCAGAGTTGGTTTCAAAATATACCGGTCCTGTAAATTTACATATAATCAACTTTACAGATATACAGCTTGCAATATATGAGAAATGTCCACATGATGAGCTTACAATTATCATGAGAAGATATATGATGAAGATAGCTGAAAGAATTGCAATAGAAAATGGTGATCAGGCACTTATTACAGGTGAGAGTATAGGGCAGGTGGCTTCTCAGACGATACAGTCTTTGCTTACCACAGATGCTGCAGCCTCTTTGCCTGTATTTAGGCCTCTTATAGGCTTTGATAAGCAGGAAATAGTGGAGATTTCAGAGAAAATAGGTACTTATGAGACATCTATACAGCCTTATGAAGATTGCTGTACTATATTTGTGGCAAAGCATCCTGTAACTAAGCCGATTTTGGAAAATATTGAAAGGTCTGAAGAAAATCTTGAAGGAATTATAGAAGAACTTTTAGAAAAGGCCGTGGAAACAAAAGAAAGAATTTTAGTAAAAGCATAA
- a CDS encoding HPr family phosphocarrier protein, whose protein sequence is MKTVQISLNSIDKVKSFVNELAKYDVDFDLVSGRYVIDAKSIMGIFSLDLSKPIDLNIHAEDNVEQILEALSPYIIK, encoded by the coding sequence ATGAAAACAGTTCAAATTTCCCTTAATTCCATTGACAAAGTAAAGTCATTTGTAAATGAATTAGCTAAGTACGATGTAGACTTTGACTTGGTTTCAGGAAGATATGTTATAGATGCAAAATCAATAATGGGTATCTTCAGCTTGGACTTATCAAAGCCTATCGATCTTAATATTCATGCTGAGGATAATGTAGAGCAGATACTTGAAGCTCTCTCTCCATATATCATCAAATAG
- a CDS encoding MiaB/RimO family radical SAM methylthiotransferase, with amino-acid sequence MKTVAFHTLGCKVNTYETEAMQQLMEAAGYSCVEFGERADVYIINTCSVTNIADRKSRQMLHRARKMNEDAIVVAAGCYVESAKDKIDEDLSIDIIVGNNNKNDIVNIINEYLQNKKENKFIIDINKEIEYEEFSISKINDHTRAFIKVQDGCNQFCSYCIIPFTRGRVRSRKMENILDEVKNLASYGYKEIVLTGIHLSSYGVDFLDESYNKRMEKLTQTEESDEEFVNKNELLCLIENIADIAGIERIRIGSLEPRIIKENFIKRLSVIDKFCPHFHLSLQSGCDKTLKNMNRKYTAYEFYEGVELIRKYFNSPAITTDIIVGFPGESESDFEESRKFIEKVKFYETHIFPYSIREGTKAAKMSQIDGNEKVKRANILNEININNQKEFRDLRLGKEDEMLCEELLIKDGIEYFTGYTKEYVKVAFLNRGFKTNDIIKGKIVDFLTDDILLMK; translated from the coding sequence ATGAAAACGGTTGCTTTTCATACTTTAGGTTGTAAGGTCAATACATATGAAACAGAGGCTATGCAGCAGCTTATGGAGGCCGCAGGCTATAGTTGCGTGGAGTTTGGAGAAAGAGCGGATGTATATATAATAAATACCTGTTCAGTCACAAATATCGCGGACAGAAAGTCCAGACAGATGCTTCATAGGGCAAGAAAAATGAATGAAGATGCTATAGTGGTGGCTGCAGGATGTTATGTGGAGTCTGCAAAGGATAAGATTGATGAAGATCTCAGTATAGATATAATTGTAGGTAATAATAATAAAAATGATATAGTGAATATAATAAATGAATATCTGCAAAACAAAAAAGAGAATAAATTCATTATTGATATAAATAAAGAGATTGAATACGAGGAGTTCAGTATAAGCAAAATAAATGACCATACAAGAGCATTTATAAAAGTTCAGGATGGATGCAATCAATTTTGTTCATATTGTATCATTCCATTTACCAGAGGAAGGGTAAGAAGCAGAAAGATGGAAAATATACTGGATGAGGTAAAGAATCTTGCTTCTTACGGATATAAGGAGATAGTACTTACAGGCATACATCTCTCTTCATATGGAGTTGATTTTTTGGATGAGTCATATAATAAGAGAATGGAAAAACTTACACAGACTGAGGAGAGTGATGAGGAATTTGTCAATAAAAACGAGCTACTTTGTTTAATAGAAAATATTGCGGATATAGCCGGAATAGAGAGGATTCGTATAGGTTCACTTGAGCCAAGAATTATAAAAGAGAACTTCATAAAAAGATTAAGTGTAATAGATAAGTTTTGTCCACATTTTCATTTGAGCTTACAGAGCGGATGTGATAAGACCTTGAAAAATATGAATAGAAAGTATACTGCTTATGAGTTTTATGAGGGAGTAGAGCTTATAAGAAAGTATTTTAATTCACCGGCTATTACCACCGATATTATTGTAGGTTTTCCGGGGGAATCTGAAAGTGATTTTGAAGAGAGCAGGAAGTTTATAGAAAAGGTGAAGTTCTATGAAACGCATATATTTCCATATTCTATTAGAGAGGGAACAAAGGCTGCAAAAATGTCACAAATAGATGGTAATGAAAAGGTAAAGAGAGCTAATATCTTAAATGAAATAAATATAAATAATCAAAAAGAGTTTAGAGATTTGAGACTTGGTAAAGAAGATGAAATGCTTTGTGAAGAATTACTGATAAAGGATGGCATAGAATATTTTACAGGATATACAAAAGAATATGTAAAAGTTGCTTTTTTAAACAGAGGCTTTAAGACCAATGATATCATAAAGGGAAAGATAGTAGATTTTCTTACAGATGATATACTCTTGATGAAATAA
- a CDS encoding IreB family regulatory phosphoprotein → MDVQDTQFFRAVQENKMDVNEVLKLVYEALTEKGYNPLNQIVGYVMSGDPTYITSHNSARSLIMKVERDEIVEELLKSYIDKNLS, encoded by the coding sequence ATGGATGTTCAAGATACACAATTTTTTAGAGCAGTGCAAGAAAATAAAATGGATGTAAATGAAGTCTTGAAGCTGGTATATGAAGCTTTAACAGAAAAGGGCTATAATCCATTAAATCAGATAGTCGGCTATGTGATGTCAGGGGATCCAACATATATCACAAGTCATAATAGTGCAAGAAGTCTTATCATGAAAGTAGAGCGTGATGAGATAGTAGAAGAATTATTAAAAAGCTATATTGATAAAAATCTTAGTTGA
- the ruvX gene encoding Holliday junction resolvase RuvX → MGLDYGSKTIGVAISDELGLTAQPFETIERSGENKLRRSLARISEIVKEKNIRKIVVGLPVNMSGENGERVALTLAFVEKLKSRVDVPIIMQDERLTTMEADEILDESGVKKKDRKQFIDQIAAGIILREYMEKENGQ, encoded by the coding sequence ATGGGACTTGACTATGGTTCAAAGACAATAGGTGTTGCTATAAGTGATGAACTTGGGCTTACAGCACAACCCTTTGAGACCATTGAGAGAAGTGGAGAAAACAAACTTAGAAGATCTTTAGCAAGGATTTCTGAGATAGTAAAAGAAAAGAATATAAGGAAAATAGTAGTGGGGCTTCCGGTAAATATGAGTGGTGAAAATGGAGAAAGAGTCGCTCTTACTTTAGCATTTGTGGAAAAGCTTAAATCAAGAGTGGATGTACCGATAATAATGCAGGATGAAAGGCTTACTACAATGGAAGCAGATGAAATACTGGATGAATCCGGAGTTAAAAAGAAAGATCGAAAGCAGTTTATAGATCAGATTGCTGCCGGTATCATTTTAAGAGAATATATGGAGAAGGAAAATGGACAATAA
- a CDS encoding DUF1292 domain-containing protein yields the protein MDNNSVFFVTEDGENIEFNIIDETKLNGISYILVTDSPQDESGDCYIMKDISSEDEEEANYIFVEDENELNAVFEIFEKMMDEDIEIIK from the coding sequence ATGGACAATAATAGTGTATTTTTTGTAACTGAAGATGGAGAAAATATTGAATTTAATATTATAGATGAAACTAAGTTAAATGGTATCAGCTATATATTGGTTACAGACAGCCCACAAGATGAAAGCGGAGATTGTTATATTATGAAGGATATTTCATCAGAGGATGAAGAGGAAGCAAATTATATCTTTGTAGAAGATGAGAATGAGCTGAATGCAGTATTTGAAATATTTGAAAAAATGATGGATGAGGATATAGAAATCATAAAATGA
- a CDS encoding ribonuclease J, translating to MQRIMQESKELSEASASDMGDTVQEKKVKKEKTVNARLKHEQSNKKATVQKKTKTLETTDEIKPVRKTATKKTKTANAKEAEGTVDETKKSRARYVGPTDKNVPSLAEQVSSILMENTNKKKKGRTKKAGKKVKIIPLGGLEQIGMNITAFEYDDSIMVVDCGLAFPSDDMLGIDLVIPDITYLKDNYLKVKGFCITHGHEDHIGALPYILKQLNVPVYGTRLTCALIEKKLKEHQIDDTAKLNIVKYGDTVGLGDFKVEFVKTNHSIADAASLAIFTPAGTIFHTGDFKVDYTPVFGDPADLGRMAEIGKAGCLAMLSDSTNATRAGFTMSERTVGKTFDLIFAEHRDSRIIVATFASNVDRVQQIINTAYKYDRKVVVEGRSMVNVIGTAAELGYIDIPEGTLIDIDHLKDYPQEKTVIITTGSQGESMAALSRMASSIHRKVEIVPEDVVIMSSTPIPGNEKAVSKVINELSMKGAEVIFQDTHVSGHACQEEIKLMYSLLKPKFALPVHGEYRHLMAGKCLAEAVGIPSENVLIMSSGDVVELSEDSCKIAGHVEAGGVFVDGLGVGDVGNIVLRDRQSLSQNGIIIVAMSLEHGTNRLLSGPDIVSRGFVYVRESTDLMNEASAVVREAVADCLHARITDWSKIKNVVRDSLSEFLWKRMKRNPVILPIIMEIH from the coding sequence ATGCAAAGAATAATGCAAGAAAGCAAGGAGCTGAGTGAAGCCAGTGCAAGTGATATGGGTGATACTGTGCAGGAGAAGAAAGTAAAAAAAGAGAAAACTGTAAATGCAAGATTAAAGCATGAACAGAGTAATAAGAAAGCTACAGTACAAAAGAAAACCAAAACTTTAGAGACTACAGATGAGATCAAGCCGGTGAGGAAAACTGCGACAAAAAAGACAAAGACTGCAAATGCAAAAGAAGCGGAAGGCACAGTTGATGAGACAAAGAAGAGCAGAGCAAGGTATGTAGGACCTACAGATAAGAATGTACCGTCTTTAGCAGAGCAGGTATCAAGCATTTTGATGGAGAACACAAATAAGAAGAAAAAAGGCAGAACAAAAAAAGCAGGAAAAAAAGTTAAAATCATACCACTTGGTGGACTTGAACAAATAGGTATGAATATCACTGCTTTTGAATATGATGACAGTATCATGGTAGTGGACTGCGGTCTGGCATTCCCAAGTGATGATATGTTGGGCATAGATTTGGTAATACCTGATATAACATATTTGAAAGACAATTATCTGAAGGTAAAAGGCTTTTGTATAACACATGGACATGAGGATCATATTGGAGCGTTGCCATATATATTAAAGCAGCTGAATGTGCCTGTGTATGGTACAAGACTTACCTGTGCTTTGATAGAAAAGAAGTTAAAAGAGCATCAAATTGATGATACTGCAAAACTTAATATAGTAAAATATGGAGATACCGTAGGCCTTGGAGATTTTAAAGTGGAGTTTGTAAAAACAAATCACTCTATTGCAGATGCTGCTTCACTTGCTATATTTACTCCGGCAGGAACTATCTTCCATACAGGAGACTTTAAGGTTGACTATACTCCTGTATTTGGAGATCCGGCAGATCTTGGAAGAATGGCTGAGATTGGTAAGGCAGGTTGTCTTGCTATGCTCTCAGATTCTACCAATGCAACAAGAGCCGGTTTTACCATGTCAGAGAGAACAGTCGGAAAGACCTTTGATCTTATATTTGCAGAGCATAGAGACAGTAGAATTATAGTGGCTACATTTGCTTCAAATGTGGATAGAGTACAACAGATAATAAATACTGCATACAAGTATGACAGAAAGGTAGTGGTAGAAGGTCGAAGCATGGTAAATGTTATAGGAACTGCTGCCGAGCTTGGATATATTGATATTCCTGAGGGAACCTTAATAGATATCGACCATCTAAAGGATTATCCACAGGAGAAGACAGTTATCATTACAACGGGAAGTCAGGGAGAGTCTATGGCAGCTCTTTCAAGAATGGCTTCATCCATACATAGAAAGGTTGAAATAGTGCCGGAGGATGTAGTAATAATGAGTTCGACACCTATTCCCGGAAATGAGAAAGCAGTTTCAAAGGTTATAAATGAGCTTTCTATGAAGGGTGCAGAGGTGATTTTCCAGGATACTCATGTATCAGGGCATGCCTGTCAGGAGGAGATAAAACTTATGTATTCTCTGTTAAAGCCCAAGTTTGCACTGCCTGTGCATGGTGAATATAGGCATCTTATGGCAGGAAAATGTCTCGCTGAGGCTGTAGGTATACCAAGCGAAAATGTGCTTATTATGTCAAGTGGAGATGTGGTAGAGCTTAGTGAAGATTCTTGTAAGATAGCAGGTCATGTTGAAGCCGGTGGTGTCTTTGTAGATGGACTGGGTGTGGGTGATGTCGGAAATATCGTGCTTCGTGATAGGCAAAGCTTGTCACAAAATGGTATAATAATAGTGGCAATGAGTCTGGAGCATGGAACAAATAGATTGCTTTCAGGTCCGGATATAGTTTCAAGAGGATTTGTGTATGTGAGAGAGTCTACTGATTTGATGAATGAGGCAAGTGCTGTGGTGAGAGAGGCTGTGGCTGATTGTCTTCATGCCAGAATCACAGATTGGTCAAAGATAAAAAATGTTGTAAGAGATTCTTTAAGCGAATTCTTATGGAAGAGGATGAAGAGAAATCCTGTGATATTGCCGATAATAATGGAGATACATTAG
- a CDS encoding O-methyltransferase codes for MITNPRILEYLDIISPLNSPTVEKIRSVAKTNYIPIIKRDTENLLKFVLRMQNPQKILEIGCAVGYSAIIMLENSNADIITIEKMPERVKEAKNNIKYANMEKRANVVEGDAGEVLEKLIKANEKFDFIFMDAAKAQYITWLPMVKALLKDNGMIFSDNCLQEGDLLESSFAIRKRDKTIHKRMREYIYLLLHDKDLESWIFSIGDGVLLSKNRR; via the coding sequence ATGATAACAAATCCTAGAATTTTGGAATATTTGGATATTATCTCTCCACTAAATTCACCTACAGTAGAAAAAATAAGGTCTGTAGCAAAGACAAATTATATTCCAATTATTAAAAGAGACACAGAAAATCTTTTAAAATTTGTTTTGCGAATGCAAAACCCACAAAAGATTCTGGAGATTGGTTGTGCAGTCGGGTATTCAGCTATAATTATGTTGGAAAACTCTAATGCTGATATAATTACTATAGAAAAAATGCCGGAGAGAGTAAAAGAAGCTAAAAATAATATAAAATATGCTAATATGGAAAAAAGAGCGAATGTAGTGGAAGGAGATGCCGGGGAAGTGCTGGAGAAACTAATAAAAGCAAATGAAAAGTTTGATTTTATTTTTATGGATGCAGCTAAAGCACAGTATATCACCTGGTTGCCAATGGTAAAGGCTCTTTTAAAAGATAATGGAATGATTTTTTCTGATAATTGTTTGCAAGAGGGAGACTTGTTAGAGTCTTCCTTTGCGATAAGAAAAAGAGATAAGACCATACATAAAAGAATGAGAGAATACATATATCTTCTTTTGCATGATAAGGATTTGGAGTCATGGATATTTTCAATAGGAGATGGAGTTTTACTTAGCAAAAATAGGAGGTAA